cttttctgccattatttttttctcgcaatcttttctaaaaagattaaaagttaGACGTATCAATAAACTacaatattatcgattattaatgattatgcTAAATTTGAAAGccttaaaagtattttttcaaGGAAAGCATCGTAAAAAGAAGTTTTGCACATTTTATAgagaaaattcataattacttatatttgtatcaaaaAAACTTCTGAGTCCTTGCAATCgcgttatatattatctaaatacgTAAACGAGAGAATAGTTCGAGCATGGATTAATCATTGGTAAtcatctaaatattataataaagctTGAAAAAGTCAAGCATTGAACTATTCGTAGtatctgatattttttattcattaatcagTCGCCCGTTTCATCAGTAACCAATTTCAACTATAAATGcgtgaaaaaaacatttctacGTAATCTATCGTATTCATGATAATgtatattactaatttattagtaatgttaattattattagtaatattacGATCACATCTGAATTTACAAGgtgttttatgaatttattgtgCGTCGTTGAATTATGAATCTGTCCTCGTAatacattctttttattccatcGATTAACTATAACCCCTCGATGctattaattgattaactGATATCTTGCAtacacgaaatatttataatgtagcGCTTATacataactataaatatacatataactgTTAATAACTGTTGATGTAACTTTCtgctgttttaaaattatccaatattaaataagtatatacatgtacaaagaatattagatagaaaaaaaattaatagacataaatatgtaagaaattaatataatctatttatttatttagaaatattgttttctatttCACACAAAGAGTAATACTCGAAAATCGAACAAATGCAACAAAGCATTAATTCTTTTTGCGTATCAATCCATTCTCGAACCATATGATCAAAACGCCAAGATTCGTAGTATCGAACGTATCGAACAAATAAATACTGCAAATCGAATATTCCGTTGAAAGTATCGCGGAGTCGAGAGAGGAAAAGTTacattagtttaatttaactCGTCCAAAGGAGAACGACTAGAGGATCGCGGTTCATAATGGGCTCTCGACTCGGCTGGGTATCCCACGACGATTCTCCGTCGATGGACACGCGGCCTAAAAAGGGTGAAAGGcacaaagtaaaaaataaacgattaagGTTGGCTCAGGCACATATCGAATCGAAGTCAGTTTCGCGGTCCATCTGgtaatatatacattcgaTTTTTGGGACCGATGAAATGTATGTTTGCATATTTGTATGCGCGTGTAATTGAAATGTATTGTGCGTATATGTAGGTAAATACGTGTAAGTGTATGAATGGTATAAGTACACgcgttctttttttgtttgtatatgtaatatacataCGTAATATGTATGTTGGAAACACCCTCAACTCCATCCAGCGTATCAAAAAGGAATGTACTTGGTACATCGATAGATTTTGAACTCAGAGTTACCACATGCTAAATTATGACAGCTCTGATTCACAGGATCAACAGATCAATATATTGACTTCTTTGTTCTGTTCGGGCAGTACAAACGGCATCCAATAGAGCGCAGCCGCATTCATCTTGAAAAATTCAGTTGCTTTGCTACACGATCAGTCATATATCACGGTGTGCAAGAGTAACCGTAATCTGTACCATGTTCCATTGATCAAACCATATCGTAATCGTTAACATGGAATGTTGTTTTGTAACAAAAACTCTTTCATGATCATATGTTTCAAGGACGTAGCAACGAGTGCCAACGTTGAACTTGTGTCGGTTGCCTTGCTGCACGCATATCATTCCAATGTTGAAGCTCCTCCGAACCGGAACTGTTTAATCCCAAACTGAGCCAACCGAtcatttctcttccttttcttcccatTCCGCCTCTTCGTCGATTATAAACCGATAAAAAGAGTGTTACATCTCCAAGTTGGAATAGTGCAACctaaacaaaatattgattaaattatattaatttatagaaaataaaaaaatatgctaaatttttttatttaattattcattatagcAATAATTAGCAACAAACatacttgaaatataaatgtttcctTATAAAGAGGATTCGGCTGAGCACGTTTCAAACCAGTTTTTGATCGTTCCATTTCATGACCATTACTATCCACAAGAGAAAGCTTAACATATGTATCAGGTGGTTTCGTGTCATTCCCACCACCACCACGAAAATGAGATCCTTTGATTATCTCTACCGATAAACGTCCGGTCGTTCCATTATAAGCCAAACCTATTAAAATTTCTGCTACACTTCCACCTTTCATACTACTGCCATAAGGAGGTATAGTATGCGATGCGTAAGTTGGTACACGTGCAGTAGGTGATGCATATGATTGAACTGACTGTTGTGATCCTGTAGAATCACTGCGAGTCAAACTACTAGTTGTTCCCCAATCTTGTACcttaaagattatatttattttatcaatatattattttgtttggaatttataaataaataaaatatatataactaatatatataataaatacatatatatatatatatatatatatatatatatatatataaacaatataaatatgacaattatataaatattttaccgaAGAAAAAGGTGGAGGTTGTAGCGTTAACCAAAGTGTAGTTTCAAGCTGAAGATTAATTTGATCGAAAGAAACTCTCGCTTCGCCTAACAATCTTTCTCTACGCATTCTTCCACCCCATAAATATACTCTTAAGCGTACACCCATGGCATTTACATCTTCCGGATTTACTCGTGGAAGTAAAAAACTTTCCATATATTGTGGAGATGTACCCTGGCGCACCCGAGTTTTGCGTCGTTGTTTCTTTGATGGTAATAATACTAGTCGAACTTGACTACCGCCTATACCTTCAGGATAATTTCGACCTTGCAATACATGAACCTATCAAAACACAAATCTATTagctattaaattatgaataaatttcataaataaaattaactaataCAAACCGTCATCTCGCGCATTGGTGCATCATATAGAAAAGCGACTTCCAAGCTACCCACTTCTTCGGTGATAGTACCCATTGTTGTAATAACATCGTTAGTAGTTGAACCATTTTGTTCCACTTCTACTTCTTGTTCTCTATTGTCAAGACCGGAAGCTCCCACTTCTACCACGCACTGtatcaaacaaaattattgcttcatagaaatcaataataaattatatagataatagataaacaaattaaaaaatttattaaatttttttattatatttttcctttcttatttaaaaattatttatttgaaaaatatattgataataaattttaaacattgagctaatataaacaaataaatcaaaaagtgATGAGATTTTATATGGTTAGAATATTGCATGATAAGATATTCGGGAGGATATCCGGGAAATTCAAATtccgattaattatttgtatggCAACAAGCAgatcaaaagaataaaatttgaacgcACATAATTAAAACATGTCTTTTTTCACTTACTTGTTGTTGATCATTGGACGAGTGTTCTTCTGTGCAGCTGCTAGAAGTGGTGCCAGCatctgaaatattgatatgtaatcaattaaaaatgaacaaaataaataaaaaagagaaaaaataaaaaaaaagtggaaacTAACCCAGGATAGTCGGTCCATCCTCTGCTTGAATAGTTAAAGTATCCGGTGGTGGATGAGAATGAGAATTCAATCGACGGACATCTTCTTCCGAATCGGAACTAGTCTCTGGATCCGAATAGGAAAATGCCTTCCCTGCCgagtttcattttcaaatcgaatattaaaCCCAATGTTCACTTAGGGTTTCAATGTTCGTTTAATTTCAGGTACAAAGTAGCTGATAACGATCTTTGAAAGGACTGGGATCATTGCGCCTGTTCTGGattgttatattttccaaaaaaatttcaacattaaaAGCGTAGGATCAGTCATGCATTAACCTACCTATGTTCTTTGTAATTTGAGAAGTGGAGCCATTATTAGATTCGCAAAGAGGCACGCAAACGCCGCCGAAAAGTGTGGTCGTGGACGGCGGAGTAAAACACCATTTGCGTGATAGGTACAGGAAAAGAGCCAACAGAAGAACCACAAAACCAGCAATAGCACCCAGAAATGCTGTCGCTTCCACCGGTACTGTAAGTTGATCGATTTGTGAGAACAACtagttgatataaattattggttGTGTACGTTATTTATCGTCCGACAAATGATCgatcataaatgaaaatgaattaaaaaaacgaaaaatcaaagaaagaaacaaacatAACGCGCATTGAAAGAAGAATGATGACACAAACCGGAAGGAAGATTTCATAGATGTAAAAAACATGATTAAAAAGGGCACGTTCAAagcaaaagttatttattgacTATGGAGAAAGGCGTTCACCCATACACCGATTAAATCTTTCTCTCGACCGGCGGTTATACGTGTAGTCGATGTATCGAACGCGTTATAACAGCAGCGACATATTACGTCGTAATGACCTGGAATAATTAACCATCGCTTCACTTATCACGCAACCACTgctctatattaaataatgaatatgattCACGATACTGAAatcttacaaaatttattgattctaataatttttgtcgaaaatcaGAACTTgtcattaaaagaaatgaatattaaaaaattatatatacttgtgttatttattaataacttatgtagatttttaattaaaaaattgttttcaaaattatcatattttcgaTCTCCATCTaccattaaaattatcatttgattttctttcataaaaaaagaagcaaataaataataataaaatagtattcaagatagtgaattttgaaataatcttaatttgcGCAATGCGGAAACCATGGCATACATTCACATTCGAATCattttcgattaatcaaaGCGAACGATATACATATTctacatatgtaaaaaatgtttctattgTCAGAATCTAACAGTATATTAAAAGATAGTTGCTATATTAtagtcaaaattaatttttattaaaaattaaatgtattaaaatttaaatctattagaaatatgtatatatatttaactaagAAAAGCATAACGAAAAGGGTATAAAAGGGAACGCATATTTCGAATGAATACttattcaatttcttcctacaatcatcaatattataaGGTTAATCTCATTATAAAAGTTTACAtttgaacaattaaatttggaaaaaagtagataacaaataaaagataGTGGACTTACCCGCCAGAAAATGGTCTGATCCTGCCAGAATCATGCTTGCTTTTGTATCGCATTAAAGCCTTCTTACGTCGTTTTGTCGACAAGCCACAATacgttttttgtaaataatgaattcattATCTATATGATTGGAAACTATTTAGAACTCGTGGTTGATCACGATCAACAAAAAGCGTGGTTATGAGACAgacgaataataatacgtaGGCGGAGATGTACACAGCACTCTGTTGCTTGTCGTGCGCCTGCAATACTTCGACCAGTTATACGCATGCGTTTCGCGGGCATACATTCTTACAACGAAAATTTCAACAGGGATTCTCATTTTGAGATAATTTCTTTAGTATGAAGTTtgtagtttttttatatatttaattataacattatcaatacatttatcaataattattacatttaacttatactattttttgtttaaaaaaaatactatattgaatttaatatattttaaataaaagaagtctgaatgaaataaatttttttttattttacttcttttaatatatatctctcatccttcaattattaaataaatatttttatttattatatttttaatcatattgtacaatatattaaatattaaattcatataaactaTTTAGAAGAGTGATTAAGAaagtgataattataaataaattaaatactgcatcttttataaattaatttaaaaaatttaaagaaatataaagtatatcttattatatattatataataaatactgtctataattatagtattttaatatataaattatttgagtgtaaatattaaaaaacaa
This DNA window, taken from Apis cerana isolate GH-2021 linkage group LG5, AcerK_1.0, whole genome shotgun sequence, encodes the following:
- the LOC107994466 gene encoding synaptotagmin-14, which encodes MILAGSDHFLAVPVEATAFLGAIAGFVVLLLALFLYLSRKWCFTPPSTTTLFGGVCVPLCESNNGSTSQITKNIGKAFSYSDPETSSDSEEDVRRLNSHSHPPPDTLTIQAEDGPTILDAGTTSSSCTEEHSSNDQQQCVVEVGASGLDNREQEVEVEQNGSTTNDVITTMGTITEEVGSLEVAFLYDAPMREMTVHVLQGRNYPEGIGGSQVRLVLLPSKKQRRKTRVRQGTSPQYMESFLLPRVNPEDVNAMGVRLRVYLWGGRMRRERLLGEARVSFDQINLQLETTLWLTLQPPPFSSVQDWGTTSSLTRSDSTGSQQSVQSYASPTARVPTYASHTIPPYGSSMKGGSVAEILIGLAYNGTTGRLSVEIIKGSHFRGGGGNDTKPPDTYVKLSLVDSNGHEMERSKTGLKRAQPNPLYKETFIFQVALFQLGDVTLFLSVYNRRRGGMGRKGREMIGWLSLGLNSSGSEELQHWNDMRAARQPTQVQRWHSLLRP